TCATATTTTAAAATCGCAGCCTTTAGTTCTTTCTTTTTTTCATATTTCTCGCCGTAGGATTGGATAATGTCAATGGCCTTGTCATAGTCGTAGCCCGCGGCGGCAAGGTCCGCGCTGGAAACAAGCTGGGCAATGTCCGGCTTGTCCTTTTTGCCGCCGCCAAACAAACCGGCGATGCCCCGCACCGCGGCGACAATACCTGTAATGACAAGTGTCAGCACAAGCAGAAAAGCCACAATGACAATGGAAAGGCGGGTGATAATCCGCTTTTTTCTGGCCTTACGCCGTTGAGCGGCAAGAGCGCGGCTACGCTCCGATTCACGGTTGGCGGTTTTTAAAATTCCCGCAATATCATCGTTATATTTTGTTTCTTTATATTTATCATCAAAGTCGTAAATACCTGTGTTGTTTAAATTTTCACCTTTGTTGTTTTCATCGAATGGTTCAGACATGGTTTAAGCCTCCCAAAATTTATCTTAAACTTTATTATATCAGAGGAAAGGGCAAAAAGCAACAAAGTGTGACGAAAAAAGGCGGAACATTGTAAAAGTGCTGTAACGGCTTGAGAGGACTTCATGAAAAAGCCTTGATAAAACAAGAGGTTATCTTATATTTGAGTAAAAATTGTTGCATATTATATTATTTTATATACCGGATGCGCAGCAGGATATAGAAAATTACTGTGGGGATCACAGGAATGGTCCAGATTTGCAGTCCTTTCAAATACCATATGAGACATCCGCCGGCAATGCCTGACAGCCACGCGATAAAGGGAATGGTGCTTTTAGGCGGCTCCAGTTTCTTGCGGAGGAGCACTTCTGCGATTGCCAGTCCCGCCAATAGCATGACGCTTAACACCAGCGAACGGGTAAAATGCGATAAATAATTCGACATTCTTGCCACACCAACGAGAATGGCCAGCCCTCCCATGAAAAACACCACTGTTTTATGGGAAAGGTTTCCTCCCAAAAAGGTTCTTTTTACGAGACTCTGCAATGCAAGGCTGCCAGTATATAAATTTACGATCTGAGTAGTGTACGAACATAATGCCAGCCAGATGATACTCGGAATTGCCATTTGCAAAAGTAAGATTCCATAGGTCAGGTTCTGCGCATCCATTGCACGGGCAATAAAAATACCGTACAGATTACCAAGTATAAGCGTAGCTGCATAGGCCAACACACACAATATAACGGAACGTCTGCTTTTCGCAAAACGGCAGATATCCGGCATAGTGGTGGCGGACATACAGAAATTTCCGACAATCAGCGTACATGCGGCGCCAAAAGACAGCTGAGCTTCCGGCTGGCCGTGCAGCAAAAAGCCAAAGCCGCCTTTTATTGTTCCGAGATGTATGATATTGTATATGGTCAAAACGATGATAATCGGGACAGAGATACCGCTGACAATAACCATGCCTTTCCAGCCGTTGCACGCTAAAAATATACTGATTGATAGGATGAATAGGGTAGTAATCACAGCCGGGAACGGCCAGCTTGGGAAAAGGACAATGAAAATATTTGCCAGCCATTCCCCGTTTATGCCAACCCAGATAATCATTGCAAGTATAATCAATACGGAAAATACAGAAGCAACTTTACCGCCCAATATTTTTTGTATCAGATTTACGCTGGTATAACCTGACTCGTAACCGGCCATGCCCCAAAAAGCAGCAATAATGCATAAAACTACATTTCCGGTCAGGGAGGCAGCAATCGCATTCCAAAACGGCATGGCACTGCCCAGCTGAACGCCGATTGTCATCCCGGAGGTAGAAAGCGCAAAGCCGAACAGAATAAGCGCAAGCTTTGCGGTAGCTTTTCTTTTTTCTGAAGGAACAGGAGAAAAAGCATATTCATATGTTTCATTAAAAAAAGAAGTGATATTCTGAAATCCTTTCATATTTTACCTTCTCCCGTCATTCTGTTATGATCTGAATAGCATCTCTTCCTTGCTCTTTCACTGTATAAAGCGCCTTATCTGCCAATTGGAACGTTTCCTCGACAGACCGGCTTCCGATGATTGCGCCTCCGATACTGAGTGTAGCAGGCAGAGAAACGTTTTCATAGCTGCATTCTTTCATTGCTGTCTGCAAGGCCTCACATTTCTGCTCGATGGATTCCATATTTTCGGCAGCGTTTATGATATACAGCATAAATTCGTCGCCACCCCAACGGCAGAGAATGTCTTCTTCATAAAAAATACGTTTTAAATGGTATCCCATACACTTTAACACAGCATCGCCGCACTGATGTCCGTAAACATCATTGAAATGCTTAAAATGATCTACGTCTATCATCAGCAGCAAGTCGTTTGTGATGTCTGTTCCGGGCGCAAGCCGTTTCTTTATTTCCGACTCTGCACCGGCCCTGTTATAAAGCCCGGTGATATTGTCATACATGCCCAGCTTAATCAGCTGCTCTTTTTCCTGATATGCTTTTTCCGCATTGGTAAGAAAACCAAGTAAGCTAATCGGTCTGTGATAGGATTCTGCAGTAGAAACCACGGAGAAAGTCAAACGGAAGTGCTGCCATTTTCCGTTGTTGAGCTTACAGGTCAATTCGACGTCATAGGCTTTCTGCTCCAGCCCATCGGAGAGCATTTTTTCAAATTGCTGATTGGTTAAGGATATTTCTTTGTCCGGTCTTTCCAAATAAGCGCTGAAATTGCTGATTTCAGAAGGCATGGCCAGTTTGTTTGCAGATTTACCGAACAGCGACAATTTGTCTGTCATATAGTCATATTTAAAGCCTGCCTCGCCTACGGTATCGGCAAACATTTGATAGCTTGCGGCGTATCCCTGTATGGAAACACTCTGACGGTTTTTAATCCGCATATAGATAACAATGCTCATAATTGTCAGAACAGAAATCGTTATAAGCACACAGATAATTTCAAAGGGGTAGGAATAAACAAAATCCCCCAGGCTTTTGACGGAAATGGTTCGGTTATACGTCAGGCTTTCGTTGATATCATTTCTGTTGATGCCTGCAATAGTCCGGTTCAGCAGCGGTTTTAATACTGCACTTTCATTTGTGCAAATTCCAAACCTTAGCTGCACGCTGACATTGATGGGGATAGACACAAGTTCCCGGTTTGTATATCTCTGAGTATAACTGAGACCGGTATAAATATTGCAATACATAGCATCAACCTGTCCTGCACGGATCGCCGCCAGACATTCTGCCGGTGTGTGAAAGGACTTATGTATAATGGAAGGATTTTGAGAAAGAATGGGATAGCCTTCTATTTCCGCTACTGTATATTTCGCTGCATCGCTCAAATCTGTATTTTTGCTGCGCAGCATCATCATTCCGGATTCTAAATAGGCGTCGGAAAGCTCTAACTGATAGGTGTTTTGTTCATCGGAATAGACTGCTGCTAAAACCGCAATATCAGCTTGGCCGTTTTCTGCCATTTTTATGGCGTGCATGTAGTCTTTTGCCTCAATATATTCTACTGTTAGGCCTGTTTCTTTCTCAAATCGTCTTATAATATCAACGGCAAGTCCCCGCGGCGCACCATATTTGCCGTCTAACGACGAAATGGGCTGCCAATCGTCTATCACAGCGGCCTTTACGGTTTTTTTCCGGGTAATATAGTCCTGTTCCTCCGGTGTAAAAGCTTCTCCGGCAATTCCATGCGCGTAGGTAATATTGCCTGCAAGTAAAACAACAAGTGCTGTCCAAACAGAAAGTATTTTTATTGTATCATATATTTTTCTGTTCATAACACCATCTGCCTTTCGCGATTGTTATTTGCAATAAGGTAGCCGTACGCAAAACGTATCTCTTTTTATTATCAACATGAAGCATATGATAATTTTTATCCGCAGCATATTGAAGTATTGTAATTATATCACTCATTTGTGCAAAAAGCAAGATTGTTATTTTTTCGTTTTGCAGGTAAGGCGAAATAATATAATTGCAGAATAGATTACTGTGATAATAATTTTTATTGGAATTATTAGAGTTCATATTTAGATAGATTTATAAAATGGCATATAAATGAAAATTAAAAAATGTCTGAAAAAGCATTTTTCAGACATTTTTCATTGATTGGCAAAACAGATTATTCCGCCTGTAACATATTTTATTGATAGTCGCCCAAATAAGTTTTGTTTGCTTCAAACAGTTTGTCTGTCATCTGCTTAATTTCATCTAACGAGCACACGGCGCTTGTTAAAGGATCCATGCAAACCGCCTGAAAAACCTTGCGCCTGTTTTTCTCCATTGCAGCTTCAACTACCAGGTTTTCCAAACGGGCGGTGGTGTTCACCAAAATTGCCAGATGGGCCGGAAGATTGCCCACATAAGTTTTGTGGTAGCCGGCCCGGTCAGCAAGCACAGGAATTTCCACACACGCGTCGCTTGGAAGGTTGGGAATGCAGCCGTCGTTTATCACGTTTCCGTTAAATAGAAAAGGCGTGTGGTCGCCGATTCTGGCGTTAAAAATGTTTGCTGCATATTCTTCGCTTTTCTCCAATGAAATCTGATCCACCGGGTTCTCTTCAAGCCACTGGTCAATCTCGTCACGCCAGTGGCCCTCGCGCTCTAAGCGCAAATTTAGCGAAAAGGCATAAAGCCCGGGATTCCAGTTGGTGCTGTGGGTGCAATATGTTTCAATGAGATCCGGGCGCTTTCTAAACCATGGATTATATTCCGAGTTGTGGCCGGAGGATTCGGTTACATAATAATCTAAGTTTAAAAACATGTTATTTCTAACGATTTCCTTATTATAAAATTCTGTATTCTTTAATTTTTCACGCAGAAGCGGGTAAAGGTCTTTGCCGCCTCTTTGTAGCTTTAAGTAAAAGGCCTGGTGGTTCACACCGGCGCACAGATAGTCAATTTCCTCTTTCGGAACCTCAAGCCATTCGGCCAGCATTTTCACCGTGCCCTGCACACTGTGGCACAGACCGGTAACCTCCACGTCTGTGTAGGTCTGCATGGCCTTGCACAGCATAGACATGGGATTTGTGTAGTTTAAAAACACTGCGTTGGGACAATATTTTTTTATATCCCCGCAAATTTCCAGCATTAAGGGAATGTTTCTTAGCGCTCTGAAAATTCCGGAAACGCTTCGGGTGTCGCCCACGTTGATGTCCACCCCATATTTTTTGGGAATTTCAATGTCGTGCCGCCAAATGTCAATGCCGCCGTTAAACACGGTGCACAAAACACCGTCTGCTCCGGTTAACGCCTCTTCTCTGGATAAAGTTGTCGTAAGTTTTGCCGGTTTGTTCGATGCCGTTACAATTCTTTGGCAGCACTCACAAATTGCCTTAAGTCGCGCAGAGTCTGTGTCCATCAGGCAAAACTCCGCATCATGAAACGCCGGAAAGGTTAGAAGGTCGCGCACGATATTCCTTGTAAAAACAAAGCTTCCGGCGCCGATAAATGCAAATTTTTTCATGGTCGTCACCCCTTTTTTTATTTAACTGCATCATATCACAGGAAGATGAAAAAAACAATGGAGCATTTTGCTAAATACCTGGACAATTATGCTAAAATGATGTATACTGACCCTGAGGTGGTTTTATGGCAGACGAAAAACTTTATATTGGCGAACAGCAAGATAAATTTAACCAGACATCCTCTGAATATCTTCATGTAAACAGCTGCGGCATTCAGCGGACAATGGGTGCTCCATACCGGGTAATACGCAAAAACGGGCGGGTAGACTATCACATTTTATATCTTGTGACGGGAGAATGCCGCGCCTGTTACGGCGAAAAAATTTATGTGCTTTCCCCCGGCGGCTTTGTTTTCTACGAGCCGGGGCACAAACAAGATTATCAGTTTGGAAAGGGCATTGACACAACCTCGTTCTGGGTGCACTTTCATGGCACAGGGGCACCCTCTGCCGTTGCAGACTGCGGCATTTCGCCCGGCCCTCATTTGAGGGCCAAAAACAGCAGTGCGGAACACTTTTTTCAGCTGATGGTGAAAACGTTTTATCCCGGCGGCGAAATTTTTAAAACACGCCTGAACGGACTGCTGTTAATGCTGCTGTCTGAGCTGGGGGAAACAAAGAAGCAAGCCGCTGTTTTGGACAAAATTGCAGAGGCGGTAAGCTTTATCCATTTAAACTACTATCTTCCGATTGACATAAACATGCTAGCAAAAATGAGCAATTTGAGCCGTAGCAGGTTTTTGCATGTATTTAAAGAGCAAATGGGCACATCGCCGCTTCAGTATCAACAACGGTTTAAAATGGAAAAGGCCAAGGAGCTTCTTTCGGTTGGCAGCCTGTCCGTTTCCCAGGTGTCTGCCATGGTGGGATTTGATGACCCTTTTTATTTCAGCAGGGCGTTTAAAAACTGTGTCGGCATGCCCCCGTCTGCATTTCGGAAGAAACACGGTGAGAAATAAAAAAAAGCCGGAGCAAATCAGCTCCGGCAGAGGAAGGGGTTATCTTAAAATCGTTTGTGTTCTTCTGCCCGGCGCGTTTAATGACGGGCTGATGGTTTGGCCGCTTTGATTTGTGTTGGGAAACCCAGCATTTTGAGGAGCAGTTTGCATCTCGCTCTCTAAAACGGCTTCTCTTGCGTGCATAGGGTCTTTAAAAACGCGGATAAACAAAATGTTGTCAATGCACCCGGCGGTTAAATCACCGTTTACTTCTAAAACGATTGCATTTTCTGCAATTCCCACAATTTCGCCGATAACTTTTTCTTTCAGTCCTAAATTCGAGAAAATAATTTCTGCCGTACTGCCTACATTGCCACTTAAAAATCTGCGCATCACAATTTCCTTTCCTGGTTAATTTAGAATTTGTTTGCCTGAATGGTCTATGGTGTAATTGTCTTTATAAATCAGGTCTGAAGCTTTTACAAAGGTAAACCCATCGGCCTGAAGCTTTTCAATCACCTGCGGCAAAGCCTCCGGCGTGTTTTTTGCTCCGTTGTGAAACAGCATAATAGATCCGGGCTTCACCCGGTTGGTAACGCGGGCGGTGATGTCTGCCGCAGATAGATTTTTCCAGTCTAAACTGTCAACGTCCCACTGAAGCACAAACATGCTTTGGTTTTGCGCCTCTTTAATCACTG
This Congzhengia minquanensis DNA region includes the following protein-coding sequences:
- the melA gene encoding alpha-galactosidase encodes the protein MKKFAFIGAGSFVFTRNIVRDLLTFPAFHDAEFCLMDTDSARLKAICECCQRIVTASNKPAKLTTTLSREEALTGADGVLCTVFNGGIDIWRHDIEIPKKYGVDINVGDTRSVSGIFRALRNIPLMLEICGDIKKYCPNAVFLNYTNPMSMLCKAMQTYTDVEVTGLCHSVQGTVKMLAEWLEVPKEEIDYLCAGVNHQAFYLKLQRGGKDLYPLLREKLKNTEFYNKEIVRNNMFLNLDYYVTESSGHNSEYNPWFRKRPDLIETYCTHSTNWNPGLYAFSLNLRLEREGHWRDEIDQWLEENPVDQISLEKSEEYAANIFNARIGDHTPFLFNGNVINDGCIPNLPSDACVEIPVLADRAGYHKTYVGNLPAHLAILVNTTARLENLVVEAAMEKNRRKVFQAVCMDPLTSAVCSLDEIKQMTDKLFEANKTYLGDYQ
- a CDS encoding transporter substrate-binding domain-containing diguanylate cyclase; protein product: MNRKIYDTIKILSVWTALVVLLAGNITYAHGIAGEAFTPEEQDYITRKKTVKAAVIDDWQPISSLDGKYGAPRGLAVDIIRRFEKETGLTVEYIEAKDYMHAIKMAENGQADIAVLAAVYSDEQNTYQLELSDAYLESGMMMLRSKNTDLSDAAKYTVAEIEGYPILSQNPSIIHKSFHTPAECLAAIRAGQVDAMYCNIYTGLSYTQRYTNRELVSIPINVSVQLRFGICTNESAVLKPLLNRTIAGINRNDINESLTYNRTISVKSLGDFVYSYPFEIICVLITISVLTIMSIVIYMRIKNRQSVSIQGYAASYQMFADTVGEAGFKYDYMTDKLSLFGKSANKLAMPSEISNFSAYLERPDKEISLTNQQFEKMLSDGLEQKAYDVELTCKLNNGKWQHFRLTFSVVSTAESYHRPISLLGFLTNAEKAYQEKEQLIKLGMYDNITGLYNRAGAESEIKKRLAPGTDITNDLLLMIDVDHFKHFNDVYGHQCGDAVLKCMGYHLKRIFYEEDILCRWGGDEFMLYIINAAENMESIEQKCEALQTAMKECSYENVSLPATLSIGGAIIGSRSVEETFQLADKALYTVKEQGRDAIQIITE
- a CDS encoding helix-turn-helix domain-containing protein, with protein sequence MADEKLYIGEQQDKFNQTSSEYLHVNSCGIQRTMGAPYRVIRKNGRVDYHILYLVTGECRACYGEKIYVLSPGGFVFYEPGHKQDYQFGKGIDTTSFWVHFHGTGAPSAVADCGISPGPHLRAKNSSAEHFFQLMVKTFYPGGEIFKTRLNGLLLMLLSELGETKKQAAVLDKIAEAVSFIHLNYYLPIDINMLAKMSNLSRSRFLHVFKEQMGTSPLQYQQRFKMEKAKELLSVGSLSVSQVSAMVGFDDPFYFSRAFKNCVGMPPSAFRKKHGEK